A window of Rhododendron vialii isolate Sample 1 chromosome 13a, ASM3025357v1 contains these coding sequences:
- the LOC131314496 gene encoding probable magnesium transporter NIPA4 isoform X2, producing MRAHIPNPIRQYPYPHEPKEKRGTREKKIHSIMGFSKDNLIGFLLALSSSAFIGASFIIKKKGLRKAAAASGVRAGVGGYSYLMEPLWWLGMITMITGEVANFVAYAFAPAVLVTPLGALSIIISAVLAHCILKEKLHQLGVLGCVMCIAGSVIIVIHAPQERPITSVQEIWTMATQPAFLLYVGSVIVLVFILIFYFAPQCGHSNVMVFTGICSLMGSLSVMSVKALGTSLKLSLEGNNQLIYPETWFFMIVVATCVVTQMNYLNKALDTFNTAIVSPIYYVMFTSLTIIASVIMFKDWDGQSGGSIVSNICGFIVVLSGTILLHVTRDFERSSPFKGNYAPLSPSFSAGLCNGNGELPNHEEEDEPCSEEVCLRRQELYP from the exons ATGCGTGCACATATTCCAAATCCAATACGGCAATACCCATACCCCCATGAACcgaaagagaaaagagggacgagagagaaaaagattcATTCAATTATGGGTTTCTCGAAGGATAATCTGATTGGGTTTCTGCTGGCTCTTTCGTCAAGTGCGTTCATAGGAGCCAGCTTCATTATCAAGAAGAAAGGCCTCAGGAAAGCAGCCGCTGCTTCTGGTGTCAGAGCTG GTGTTGGTGGGTATTCGTATCTTATGGAACCTCTGTGGTGGTTGGGCATGATCACAA tgatTACTGGCGAGGTAGCAAACTTCGTGGCATATGCATTTGCCCCTGCAGTTCTAGTAACCCCTCTTGGTGCATTAAGTATAATTATCAG TGCTGTATTGGCTCACTGTATCCTGAAGGAGAAGTTGCATCAACTCGGGGTTTTAGGATGTGTGATGTGTATAGCTGGTTCTGTCATCATTGTCATCCATGCACCGCAAGAGCGTCCTATAACTTCAGTTCAGGAGATTTGGACTATGGCAACTCAGCCAG CCTTTTTGCTGTATGTTGGATCAGTGATCGTTTTGGTATTCATTCTGATCTTCTATTTCGCACCTCAATGTGGGCATTCAAATGTGATGGTTTTCACCGGAATTTGTTCGTTGATGGGTTCACTTTCG GTGATGAGCGTTAAAGCCCTTGGAACTTCATTGAAATTGTCATTGGAGGGAAATAACCAGTTAATCTACCCAGAGACGTGGTTTTTTATGATTGTTGTGGCTACATGTGTCGTCACCCAGATGAATTATCTCAACAAG GCTCTTGACACTTTCAACACTGCAATTGTTTCCCCCATATATTATGTCATGTTCACTTCGCTTACAATCATTGCCAGTGTTATTATGTTCAAG GACTGGGATGGGCAAAGTGGGGGAAGCATCGTATCAAATATATGTGGCTTTATTGTTGTGCTTTCTGGAACCATCTTGTTACACGTGACCAGAGACTTCGAGAGAAGTTCACCTTTCAAAG GTAATTATGCGCCCCTTTCACCTTCGTTTTCAGCTGGACTGTGTAATGGAAACGGGGAATTGCCGAACCATGAAGAGGAAGATGAGCCATGTTCCGAGGAAGTTTGCCTAAGAAGACAAGAACTCTACCCATAG
- the LOC131314496 gene encoding probable magnesium transporter NIPA4 isoform X1, whose product MRAHIPNPIRQYPYPHEPKEKRGTREKKIHSIMGFSKDNLIGFLLALSSSAFIGASFIIKKKGLRKAAAASGVRAGVGGYSYLMEPLWWLGMITMITGEVANFVAYAFAPAVLVTPLGALSIIISAVLAHCILKEKLHQLGVLGCVMCIAGSVIIVIHAPQERPITSVQEIWTMATQPAFLLYVGSVIVLVFILIFYFAPQCGHSNVMVFTGICSLMGSLSVMSVKALGTSLKLSLEGNNQLIYPETWFFMIVVATCVVTQMNYLNKALDTFNTAIVSPIYYVMFTSLTIIASVIMFKDWDGQSGGSIVSNICGFIVVLSGTILLHVTRDFERSSPFKANAGNYAPLSPSFSAGLCNGNGELPNHEEEDEPCSEEVCLRRQELYP is encoded by the exons ATGCGTGCACATATTCCAAATCCAATACGGCAATACCCATACCCCCATGAACcgaaagagaaaagagggacgagagagaaaaagattcATTCAATTATGGGTTTCTCGAAGGATAATCTGATTGGGTTTCTGCTGGCTCTTTCGTCAAGTGCGTTCATAGGAGCCAGCTTCATTATCAAGAAGAAAGGCCTCAGGAAAGCAGCCGCTGCTTCTGGTGTCAGAGCTG GTGTTGGTGGGTATTCGTATCTTATGGAACCTCTGTGGTGGTTGGGCATGATCACAA tgatTACTGGCGAGGTAGCAAACTTCGTGGCATATGCATTTGCCCCTGCAGTTCTAGTAACCCCTCTTGGTGCATTAAGTATAATTATCAG TGCTGTATTGGCTCACTGTATCCTGAAGGAGAAGTTGCATCAACTCGGGGTTTTAGGATGTGTGATGTGTATAGCTGGTTCTGTCATCATTGTCATCCATGCACCGCAAGAGCGTCCTATAACTTCAGTTCAGGAGATTTGGACTATGGCAACTCAGCCAG CCTTTTTGCTGTATGTTGGATCAGTGATCGTTTTGGTATTCATTCTGATCTTCTATTTCGCACCTCAATGTGGGCATTCAAATGTGATGGTTTTCACCGGAATTTGTTCGTTGATGGGTTCACTTTCG GTGATGAGCGTTAAAGCCCTTGGAACTTCATTGAAATTGTCATTGGAGGGAAATAACCAGTTAATCTACCCAGAGACGTGGTTTTTTATGATTGTTGTGGCTACATGTGTCGTCACCCAGATGAATTATCTCAACAAG GCTCTTGACACTTTCAACACTGCAATTGTTTCCCCCATATATTATGTCATGTTCACTTCGCTTACAATCATTGCCAGTGTTATTATGTTCAAG GACTGGGATGGGCAAAGTGGGGGAAGCATCGTATCAAATATATGTGGCTTTATTGTTGTGCTTTCTGGAACCATCTTGTTACACGTGACCAGAGACTTCGAGAGAAGTTCACCTTTCAAAG CAAACGCAGGTAATTATGCGCCCCTTTCACCTTCGTTTTCAGCTGGACTGTGTAATGGAAACGGGGAATTGCCGAACCATGAAGAGGAAGATGAGCCATGTTCCGAGGAAGTTTGCCTAAGAAGACAAGAACTCTACCCATAG
- the LOC131314496 gene encoding probable magnesium transporter NIPA4 isoform X3, which yields MRAHIPNPIRQYPYPHEPKEKRGTREKKIHSIMGFSKDNLIGFLLALSSSAFIGASFIIKKKGLRKAAAASGVRAGVGGYSYLMEPLWWLGMITMITGEVANFVAYAFAPAVLVTPLGALSIIISAVLAHCILKEKLHQLGVLGCVMCIAGSVIIVIHAPQERPITSVQEIWTMATQPAFLLYVGSVIVLVFILIFYFAPQCGHSNVMVFTGICSLMGSLSVMSVKALGTSLKLSLEGNNQLIYPETWFFMIVVATCVVTQMNYLNKALDTFNTAIVSPIYYVMFTSLTIIASVIMFKDWDGQSGGSIVSNICGFIVVLSGTILLHVTRDFERSSPFKAGLCNGNGELPNHEEEDEPCSEEVCLRRQELYP from the exons ATGCGTGCACATATTCCAAATCCAATACGGCAATACCCATACCCCCATGAACcgaaagagaaaagagggacgagagagaaaaagattcATTCAATTATGGGTTTCTCGAAGGATAATCTGATTGGGTTTCTGCTGGCTCTTTCGTCAAGTGCGTTCATAGGAGCCAGCTTCATTATCAAGAAGAAAGGCCTCAGGAAAGCAGCCGCTGCTTCTGGTGTCAGAGCTG GTGTTGGTGGGTATTCGTATCTTATGGAACCTCTGTGGTGGTTGGGCATGATCACAA tgatTACTGGCGAGGTAGCAAACTTCGTGGCATATGCATTTGCCCCTGCAGTTCTAGTAACCCCTCTTGGTGCATTAAGTATAATTATCAG TGCTGTATTGGCTCACTGTATCCTGAAGGAGAAGTTGCATCAACTCGGGGTTTTAGGATGTGTGATGTGTATAGCTGGTTCTGTCATCATTGTCATCCATGCACCGCAAGAGCGTCCTATAACTTCAGTTCAGGAGATTTGGACTATGGCAACTCAGCCAG CCTTTTTGCTGTATGTTGGATCAGTGATCGTTTTGGTATTCATTCTGATCTTCTATTTCGCACCTCAATGTGGGCATTCAAATGTGATGGTTTTCACCGGAATTTGTTCGTTGATGGGTTCACTTTCG GTGATGAGCGTTAAAGCCCTTGGAACTTCATTGAAATTGTCATTGGAGGGAAATAACCAGTTAATCTACCCAGAGACGTGGTTTTTTATGATTGTTGTGGCTACATGTGTCGTCACCCAGATGAATTATCTCAACAAG GCTCTTGACACTTTCAACACTGCAATTGTTTCCCCCATATATTATGTCATGTTCACTTCGCTTACAATCATTGCCAGTGTTATTATGTTCAAG GACTGGGATGGGCAAAGTGGGGGAAGCATCGTATCAAATATATGTGGCTTTATTGTTGTGCTTTCTGGAACCATCTTGTTACACGTGACCAGAGACTTCGAGAGAAGTTCACCTTTCAAAG CTGGACTGTGTAATGGAAACGGGGAATTGCCGAACCATGAAGAGGAAGATGAGCCATGTTCCGAGGAAGTTTGCCTAAGAAGACAAGAACTCTACCCATAG
- the LOC131314497 gene encoding pentatricopeptide repeat-containing protein At5g47360 isoform X1, translated as MRPNPNFFLNPKQSMTVPSISRFLSSSTSNYWTHLQKNVANVEKTLSTVKAKLDTTSVNEVLHKCAPNQPLLGLRFFIWAGLQPSYRHSSHAYSKACQLFGVCRKPRIVTDVIEAYRAEGCLVSAKTFKVLLNLCRKANLAGEGLRVLREMKEFNCQPDTTAYNVVIGLFCENGNMDVAAELMREMGLVGMCPDMITYVAMIKGFSNAGRLEDACALFKVMKGHGCLPNAVAYSALLDGVCRFGTLERALELLQEMEKEGGDCSPNIVTYTSVIQGYSEKGLAMEALRILDRMESNGCFPNRVTISTLIKGLCTEGHLEEAYKLIDRVVAGGSVSYGECYSSLVVCLVRSGKFEEAEKLFKRMIASAVKPDGLASSTMIKRFCMDGRVLDGFCLYSEIEKVGCMSPIDTDIYSILLAGLCKEGFSVEAAKLARSMAERRIQLKE; from the coding sequence ATGAGGCCAAACCCTAACTTCTTTTTAAATCCCAAACAATCTATGACAGTACCATCAATCTCTCGTTTTCTCTCATCCTCAACAAGCAACTACTGGACCCATTTGCAGAAAAATGTAGCAAACGTAGAAAAAACCCTTAGCACTGTTAAGGCTAAGCTGGACACTACAAGTGTCAACGAGGTCTTACACAAGTGTGCCCCCAATCAACCGCTTTTGGGTCTTAGGTTCTTTATTTGGGCTGGTCTCCAACCCAGTTATAGACACAGTTCACATGCGTACAGCAAAGCTTGTCAGCTGTTTGGTGTTTGTAGAAAGCCTCGAATCGTTACTGATGTTATTGAAGCTTATAGGGCTGAGGGTTGTTTAGTTAGCGCGAAAACGTTCAAGGTACTTTTGAATTTGTGTAGAAAGGCCAATCTTGCTGGCGAGGGTTTGCGGGTATTGAGGGAGATGAAGGAATTCAATTGTCAGCCGGATACAACAGCTTACAATGTTGTTATCGGGTTGTTTTGCGAGAATGGTAATATGGATGTTGCGGCAGAGTTGATGAGAGAAATGGGTTTGGTTGGTATGTGTCCTGATATGATTACTTATGTTGCAATGATTAAGGGGTTCTCCAATGCAGGTAGGCTAGAAGATGCTTGTGCTCTGTTTAAGGTTATGAAGGGACACGGTTGTTTGCCCAATGCAGTGGCGTATTCTGCACTTCTTGATGGGGTTTGTAGGTTTGGGACTTTGGAAAGGGCATTGGAGTTGTTGCAGGAGATGGAGAAAGAGGGTGGGGATTGTAGTCCAAATATAGTTACGTATACTTCTGTCATTCAAGGGTATAGTGAGAAGGGTCTGGCAATGGAAGCATTGCGGATTTTGGATCGTATGGAATCTAATGGTTGTTTTCCAAATAGGGTGACTATCAGTACTTTAATCAAGGGGCTTTGCACAGAGGGACATTTAGAGGAGGCTTATAAGCTGATTGATAGAGTTGTTGCAGGAGGCAGTGTTTCCTACGGAGAGTGTTACAGTTCTCTTGTGGTGTGTTTGGTAAGAAGTGGAAAATTCGAAGAGGCGGAGAAGCTTTTCAAGAGGATGATAGCTAGTGCCGTGAAACCTGATGGTCTGGCTTCTAGCACAATGATAAAAAGGTTTTGTATGGATGGACGGGTGCTGGATGGATTTTGCTTATACAGTGAAATTGAGAAGGTGGGTTGTATGTCTCCCATTGATACAGATATTTATTCTATTCTTTTGGCTGGCCTCTGTAAAGAGGGGTTTTCAGTGGAAGCTGCAAAACTAGCGAGATCAATGGCTGAGAGAAGAATACAACTGAAAGAATGA